The sequence TTTTACAGTATTTTTATCTTTATAAATTGTATCTGCAGTAGTATAAACAACCACAACCCGCTTTAATTTGAAGCAAACACCTCCGGAACTTGTGAATGTGCGGGCTCACGATTCATCAACCAGTAGGCTGCAGTTGTAGTGGCACTGAGGGAAATGACCGTGGAATGGATGCAACCGCTCCCTTGAGGATCATTATGTTAATAATCTGTTTTTTCAAAAAGAAAAATATCCAGATAAAAGATGGTGGACTATAAATTTTGTCTAATCAGCCGTGGAATTCTACCTAGCGTCGTTTGAATCGGCGAAATTTATGTAAATATGTTTTTCGGTTAGCATTCACGTTTGTCTGCTGGAGCCTAGAATCCTGAATTCCTGACCCGGTCTGGTATCCGAGCCCGCCGGCCGCCGGGCCATCGCACCACGGATAAAACCCAAACCCCTTCGCCGATTCAGGAAGAGGGAATTCCATGGCGGCCTCCGCCGCGGCGCCGAGCGGCGCGCCACCGGCTGGGAAGCGCCCGGCCTCCAGCGGACGGGAGGGAGACCAGATGGTCATCACGCCGCTGGGCGCCGGCAGCGAAGTCGGCCGTTCGTGCGTCCACATGACCTTCAAGGGGCGTACTGTCCTCGTAAGCGCCTTATTCCTCATTCAtcatcccctccccttctccgatTCGCCACTACTGCAGCTGACGAATGCTCCTCTCTCTGTGATGCCGCTAGTTCGACTGCGGCATCCACCCGGCGTACACCGGCATGGCGGCGCTGCCCTACTTCGACGAGATCGATCCGTCCGCCATAGACGTCCTCCTCATCACCCAGTAACATCCTTACTCTTTCGAACCGACCCTCCGCCTGCCTTTCACATGCCCTAATTCGCGGAATCAAAAAAATCACAGCTTTCACTTGGACCACGCCGCATCGCTGCCGTACTTCCTGGAGAAGGTAATGCCTGCGCATTTGTGCTATCGGTGCTGCTTGTGTGATAGTTGTTGCGGTGCTGTAATTTGCCGGTAATTTCTGCAGACTACGTTTAAGGGCCGTGTGTTTATGACTCACGCCACAAAGGCTATTTACAAGCTGCTGCTCTCGGATTATGTCAAAGTCAGCAAGGTGTCCGTGGAGGATATGCTGTTTGATGAGAGTGATATTGCTCGATCCATGGAGAAAATCGAGGTACATTACATCCTTATTAGTTATTACTGTACCAATTTGGAACGGATGTAGGACATCCTTCTTATTTAGGACAGATCTATTAGGCAGGGGAGCTGTTGTGTCTAGTGGGTTTTAAGATGATGAAGATATTGCCTATATGTCTAGCATATATTTGATTTTCCATAGTGAAATGATATTCCATTTGTCTTACCCCTTTTAAATGTAGCCATGAATAACATGTACTGCTTATGATGTGCTGCTTAGTGAAAATAGCTGCTAATTTCCTCCCCTAAGCATCATGTGTGTTTTCTACTTTAAAGAAAATGCAGAATTCTGCTCATCTTGTTTGAAAGAGACTATTTTTTTCAGGGAATGCACATTTTTATTAATCTGAAAGTTGTCTTGTGCAGGTTATAGATTTCCACCAGACGTTGGAAGTTAATGGGATACGCTTCTGGTGCTACACTGCTGGCCATGTACTTGGTGCCGCTATGTTCATGGTGGATATTGCTGGCGTGCGCATTCTTTACACTGGTGACTACTCCCGTGAAGAAGACCGTCACCTACGAGCTGCTGAGCTCCCACAGTTCTCCCCAGACATTTGCATTATCGAGTCCACTTACGGCGTACAGCAACATCAGCCCCGGATTGTACGTGAGAAGCGCTTTACTGAGGTCATTCACAATACCGTTTCACAGGGGGGCCGTGTTCTTATCCCGGCATTTGCTCTGGGCAGAGCACAAGAACTGTTACTTATCCTCGATGAGTATTGGTCCAAACACCCAGAGCTCCATAAGATTCCTATCTATTATGCGTCCCCTCTTGCCAAGAGGTGCATGGCTGTCTACCAGACATACATAAACTCCATGAATGAAAGGATAAGGAACCAGTTTGCGCAATCCAACCCGTTCCATTTCAAGCACATCGAGTCCTTGAATAGCATCGATAACTTCCACGATGTGGGTCCATCAGTGGTGATGGCTAGTCCAAGTGGCCTCCAGAGTGGTCTCTCCAGGCAGCTTTTTGATAAGTGGTGCACAGATAAGAGGAATGCATGTGTTATTCCAGGTTACGTTGTGGAGGGGACCCTTGCGAAGACCAttatcaacgagccaagagaagtGGCGCTAGCTAATGGCCTCACTGCTCCTCTTCATATGTCGGTCCACTATATCTCGTTTTCAGCTCATGCTGATTTCCCTCAGACAAGCAACTTTCTGGACGAACTTCGGCCTCCAAATATTATTCTCGTGCATGGAGAAGCGAATGAAATGTCGAGGCTTAAGCAGAAACTTATTACTCAGTTCGATGGCACAAATACGAAAATCGTGTCTCCCAAGAACTGCCAGTCAGTGGAGATGTATTTCACCTGTGAGAAAATGGCCAAGACTATCGGCAGGCTGGCAGAAAAGGTACCAGAAGCTGGAGAGTCTTCCGGTGGCCTACTCGTGAAGAAGGGATTCACATACCAGATCATGGCTCCTGAAGATCTCCGTGTGTTCACGCAGTTATCTACAGCTAACATCATGCAGCGCATCGCGGTACCTTACTGTGGTTCCTTTGAAGTCATAAGGTACAGACTGGAGCAGATATACGAGAGCGTGGAGCCAGCGGCGGAAGAATCCGATGTTCCAGCGCTGATCGTGCACGGAAGAGTGACGGTTCGCCTGGACTCAGAAAGCTATGTCACGCTGCAGTGGCTGTCCGACCCCATCAGCGATATGGTGTCTGATTCTGTGGTGGCTATGATCTTGAACGTCGGTCGTGAAGGTCCCAAAGTTGTTCCGGTGGAAGGAGCAGTGAAGACCAAAGAGGAGACGGCTCAAAAGGTGGTGTATGCTCTTATGGCTTCACTTTTCGGTGATGTTAAAGTTGTGGAGGAAGGGAGACTTGTCATATCTGTGGATGGAAATGTGGCACACTTGGACGGGAGGAGTGGCTATGTGGAATGTGAGAATGCTACACTGAAGGAACGGATCAAGACTGCGTTCCGCCGCATACAGGGTGCCGTGAGACCAATCCCACTTGCCTCCTCTTGATCTGAGGACAGTGATTGTTGCATTTCCCAGTTGAACATAGTAGCATTGTCTGTTTACATTAGGACTAGGATACCAGTTTATTTTAGAAAGGACCTGGTGGCCCACATGTAGAAGTGGCCTGGTATGTATTGTACATTTGTACTGCACGCTACTCGAGAGGATTGTTGCTCTGGGACTTCCTATGTCACATCACTTGTAACAACAATGTAATTCCTAAGTTGAACCACATCGATTGTTTTTCAGTAATTTTCTACTTATCCATCCTGTTTTGTGTTCGTACTCGCTTGAATTCGCAATGGTTTGCTGCTGAAATTTGTTTTTTGTACGCACGCATCATCAGAGAATGGACACAGGGAGGAGGCAAGCCAGCACCTTGGAAGCGAAGCTGCTGCTGCTCTTACTCTCGTCctcccccgtccccgtcgcctggGACGACGGACGGCGGTGACTGCGTATATGGTGCATGCACATCACCAGCCATCCATTCGTTTCATTATTTTGCAATCTGGACACGATTGTCCTTCTAACACAT is a genomic window of Zea mays cultivar B73 chromosome 5, Zm-B73-REFERENCE-NAM-5.0, whole genome shotgun sequence containing:
- the LOC100285156 gene encoding cleavage and polyadenylation specificity factor, 73 kDa subunit, whose translation is MAASAAAPSGAPPAGKRPASSGREGDQMVITPLGAGSEVGRSCVHMTFKGRTVLFDCGIHPAYTGMAALPYFDEIDPSAIDVLLITHFHLDHAASLPYFLEKTTFKGRVFMTHATKAIYKLLLSDYVKVSKVSVEDMLFDESDIARSMEKIEVIDFHQTLEVNGIRFWCYTAGHVLGAAMFMVDIAGVRILYTGDYSREEDRHLRAAELPQFSPDICIIESTYGVQQHQPRIVREKRFTEVIHNTVSQGGRVLIPAFALGRAQELLLILDEYWSKHPELHKIPIYYASPLAKRCMAVYQTYINSMNERIRNQFAQSNPFHFKHIESLNSIDNFHDVGPSVVMASPSGLQSGLSRQLFDKWCTDKRNACVIPGYVVEGTLAKTIINEPREVALANGLTAPLHMSVHYISFSAHADFPQTSNFLDELRPPNIILVHGEANEMSRLKQKLITQFDGTNTKIVSPKNCQSVEMYFTCEKMAKTIGRLAEKVPEAGESSGGLLVKKGFTYQIMAPEDLRVFTQLSTANIMQRIAVPYCGSFEVIRYRLEQIYESVEPAAEESDVPALIVHGRVTVRLDSESYVTLQWLSDPISDMVSDSVVAMILNVGREGPKVVPVEGAVKTKEETAQKVVYALMASLFGDVKVVEEGRLVISVDGNVAHLDGRSGYVECENATLKERIKTAFRRIQGAVRPIPLASS